A genomic window from Anticarsia gemmatalis isolate Benzon Research Colony breed Stoneville strain chromosome 22, ilAntGemm2 primary, whole genome shotgun sequence includes:
- the LOC142982535 gene encoding PHAF1 protein CG7083 isoform X1 yields the protein MLDLEIVPERSLGCDTWEFVLGMHFSQSVAIIQSQVGTIRGVQVLYSDQNPLSVDLVINMPQDGIRLIFDPVAQRLKVIEIYNMKLVKLRYSGMCFNSPEITPSIEQVEHCFGATHPGLYDSQRHLFALNFRGLSFYFPVDSKFEVSDIATIPVPGYAHGLGSLQFPNGGSPVVSRTTIYYGSQHQASQTSSSSVCGAPLPELPLSCYRHQLHLRRCDVLRTPTATLGLRLHMFTEGPGRSGSEGGGGRSVCRVVRFGSSAQRVCAALGAPARTYYKADDKMRIHRPTARRRPPPASDYFFNYFTLGLDVLFDARTHQVKKFVLHTNYPGHYNFNMYHRCEFELTVQPDKCEANSLVDSLGSVCITAYSKWEVVSRALRVAERPVVLNRASSTNTTNPFGSTFCYGYQDMIFEVMSNNYIASITLYQPEGTRPHYAVNSIA from the exons ATGTTGGATTTGGAAATCGTCCCTGAACGCTCCCTGGGCTGCGATACCTGGGAATTTGTTCTAG GGATGCATTTCTCTCAGTCAGTTGCCATCATACAGAGTCAAGTGGGCACAATACGAGGAGTACAAGTACTATATAGTGATCAG AACCCGTTATCAGTAGACCTAGTAATAAATATGCCTCAGGACGGCATCCGGTTAATATTTGATCCGGTGGCGCAGCGGCTCAAAGTTATAGAGATCTACAATATGAAATTAGTTAAGCTTAGGTATAG TGGTATGTGCTTCAACTCGCCGGAAATAACGCCGAGTATCGAGCAAGTAGAGCATTGTTTCGGCGCCACCCACCCGGGACTGTACGACTCGCAGCGCCATCTATTCGCGCTCAACTTCAGAGGGCTCTCGTTCTATTTCCCGGTTGACAGCAAGTTTGAGGTGAGCGACATCGCTACGATACCTGtg CCCGGCTACGCTCACGGTCTCGGCTCGCTGCAGTTTCCCAACGGTGGGTCCCCCGTCGTCTCGCGGACTACCATTTACTATGGATCTCAACACCAG GCTAGCCAAACGAGCAGTAGCTCAGTATGCGGGGCTCCTCTCCCCGAGCTGCCGCTCTCCTGCTACCGCCACCAGCTGCACCTGCGGCGCTGCGACGTGCTGCGGACACCCACCGCCACGCTCGGCCTGCGACTACACATGTTCACTGAAG GGCCGGGTCGCTCGGGGTCGGAGGGCGGCGGCGGTCGCTCGGTGTGTCGCGTCGTGCGCTTCGGCAGCAGCGCGCAGCGCGTCTGTGCCGCGCTCG GTGCTCCAGCGCGTACGTACTACAAGGCGGACGACAAGATGCGCATCCACCGTCCCaccgcgcggcgccgcccgccccCCGCCTCCGACTACTTCTTCAACTACTTCACGCTAGGACTG GACGTGTTATTCGACGCGCGCACGCACCAGGTGAAGAAGTTCGTGCTGCACACCAACTACCCCGGACACTACAACTTCAACATGTATCACCGCTGCGAGTTCGAGCTCACCGTGCAACCTGACAA GTGTGAAGCGAACTCGCTGGTGGATTCTCTGGGCTCGGTGTGCATCACGGCGTACAGCAAGTGGGAGGTGGTGTCGCGCGCGCTGCGCGTGGCCGAGCGGCCCGTGGTGCTCAACCGCGCCTCCTCCACCAACACCACCAACCCCTTCGGCTCCACCTTCTGCTACGGCTACCAGGACATGATCTTTGAG gTGATGTCGAACAACTACATAGCGTCTATCACGCTGTACCAGCCGGAAGGCACGCGGCCCCACTACGCCGTCAACTCCATCGCGTGA
- the LOC142982535 gene encoding PHAF1 protein CG7083 isoform X2 has translation MLDLEIVPERSLGCDTWEFVLGMHFSQSVAIIQSQVGTIRGVQVLYSDQNPLSVDLVINMPQDGIRLIFDPVAQRLKVIEIYNMKLVKLRYSGMCFNSPEITPSIEQVEHCFGATHPGLYDSQRHLFALNFRGLSFYFPVDSKFEPGYAHGLGSLQFPNGGSPVVSRTTIYYGSQHQASQTSSSSVCGAPLPELPLSCYRHQLHLRRCDVLRTPTATLGLRLHMFTEGPGRSGSEGGGGRSVCRVVRFGSSAQRVCAALGAPARTYYKADDKMRIHRPTARRRPPPASDYFFNYFTLGLDVLFDARTHQVKKFVLHTNYPGHYNFNMYHRCEFELTVQPDKCEANSLVDSLGSVCITAYSKWEVVSRALRVAERPVVLNRASSTNTTNPFGSTFCYGYQDMIFEVMSNNYIASITLYQPEGTRPHYAVNSIA, from the exons ATGTTGGATTTGGAAATCGTCCCTGAACGCTCCCTGGGCTGCGATACCTGGGAATTTGTTCTAG GGATGCATTTCTCTCAGTCAGTTGCCATCATACAGAGTCAAGTGGGCACAATACGAGGAGTACAAGTACTATATAGTGATCAG AACCCGTTATCAGTAGACCTAGTAATAAATATGCCTCAGGACGGCATCCGGTTAATATTTGATCCGGTGGCGCAGCGGCTCAAAGTTATAGAGATCTACAATATGAAATTAGTTAAGCTTAGGTATAG TGGTATGTGCTTCAACTCGCCGGAAATAACGCCGAGTATCGAGCAAGTAGAGCATTGTTTCGGCGCCACCCACCCGGGACTGTACGACTCGCAGCGCCATCTATTCGCGCTCAACTTCAGAGGGCTCTCGTTCTATTTCCCGGTTGACAGCAAGTTTGAG CCCGGCTACGCTCACGGTCTCGGCTCGCTGCAGTTTCCCAACGGTGGGTCCCCCGTCGTCTCGCGGACTACCATTTACTATGGATCTCAACACCAG GCTAGCCAAACGAGCAGTAGCTCAGTATGCGGGGCTCCTCTCCCCGAGCTGCCGCTCTCCTGCTACCGCCACCAGCTGCACCTGCGGCGCTGCGACGTGCTGCGGACACCCACCGCCACGCTCGGCCTGCGACTACACATGTTCACTGAAG GGCCGGGTCGCTCGGGGTCGGAGGGCGGCGGCGGTCGCTCGGTGTGTCGCGTCGTGCGCTTCGGCAGCAGCGCGCAGCGCGTCTGTGCCGCGCTCG GTGCTCCAGCGCGTACGTACTACAAGGCGGACGACAAGATGCGCATCCACCGTCCCaccgcgcggcgccgcccgccccCCGCCTCCGACTACTTCTTCAACTACTTCACGCTAGGACTG GACGTGTTATTCGACGCGCGCACGCACCAGGTGAAGAAGTTCGTGCTGCACACCAACTACCCCGGACACTACAACTTCAACATGTATCACCGCTGCGAGTTCGAGCTCACCGTGCAACCTGACAA GTGTGAAGCGAACTCGCTGGTGGATTCTCTGGGCTCGGTGTGCATCACGGCGTACAGCAAGTGGGAGGTGGTGTCGCGCGCGCTGCGCGTGGCCGAGCGGCCCGTGGTGCTCAACCGCGCCTCCTCCACCAACACCACCAACCCCTTCGGCTCCACCTTCTGCTACGGCTACCAGGACATGATCTTTGAG gTGATGTCGAACAACTACATAGCGTCTATCACGCTGTACCAGCCGGAAGGCACGCGGCCCCACTACGCCGTCAACTCCATCGCGTGA